One Baekduia alba genomic window, CGTGGACCGCGTGTTCGCGAGGGAGGAGCCAGCGGACGGTGTGTGGGCGGCGCCGCTGGCGGCCGCGCGGGCGGCGTCGCGCGCGTTGCGGGAGCGGCGCGACCGGGCGGGCGCGCTGGCCGTGGAGTCGACCGAGCCGGAGTTCGCGTTCTCGCGGGGCGGGCACGTCGAGGCCGCGGTCGCCTCGGTGCAGACCGAGTCGCACCAGCTGATCGAGCACCTGATGATCGCGGCGAACGAGGCGGTCGCACGGCTGCTGAGCGAGCGCGACGTACCGGCGCTGTATCGCATCCACGAGCGGCCGGAGCCGGCGAGCGCCGAGCGGCTGCTGGAGCAGCTGGAGTCCTTGGGCGTTCCGACGCCGCCCGCGGGCGGGCGGGACGGGTTCATCGCCCCGGGTGACGCGGCGGGCATCATCGCCGAGGCGTCGCGGATGGTGGCCGAGGAGGTGCGGCGGCGCGACGGCCGCGGGCGGCTGGGGCTGACATCGCTGGTGCTGCGGTCGCTGAAGCAGGCGAAGTACGCGCCGGAGAACAAGGGCCACGCCGGGCTGCACTCGGAGGCCTACACGCACTTCACGTCGCCGATCCGGCGATACCCGGACCTGGTCATCCATCGCGCGCTGCTGTCGGCCGTGGGCGGCGGGGAGGACGCGCCGCGCGCCTCGACGCTGCCCGAGGCGGCCGAGTGGACGTCGGGTCGCGAGCGCGACGCGATGCAGATCGAACGCGCCGCCGACGACATCGCCAACGCGTTCCTGCTGGAGCGCCTGCTCTTCGAGGGAGAGATCCCACGCGAGCACGACGCCGAGGTGGTCGGCTTGGTCGGCGCCGGCGCCTTCATGGCCTTCGGCGACGGTTTCGAAGGCTTCCTCCCGGCCCGGAAGCTCGAGGGCGACTGGTGGGAGCTCAACGAGGTCGGAACGATCCTGACCGGCGAAGACTCCGGCCGGTCGATCCGCATCGGCGACGAGCTCCGCGTGCTGATCCGCCGCATCGAGACAGCGCGCGGCCGGGTGGAGCTGGACGTGGCTCCGGCGGGGCGGGCTTAGCGGGCGGCCCGCTGTCGCGGCCGGTCCGCCGCCTCCGTTCGAGTGACGCGTCGCGGTCCGCCGTGGCAGGGCAACTGCTCTCTCCGCGGTCGGCCCTTCCGGCGCCGCCACCCGCCTCGCGCCGGTCGTGATTTGTCGGTGGCGGTGCCGCCGCCGCCGATCCTCCGCCTCAACGAGTGACGCGCCCTCGTCCGCTAGACGGCTGGCAATCAACCACCAACGACAACATCTCGTCGACACCGCCAACGCCGTCGGCCGGCGCGCCGGTCGACGGTGCGGCTCTGCCCGGGCGACGGCTCGGGATGCACCCATGGCGCAACGCCTGGCGCGAGCCTCGTAGCGATTCCGCATCTGGCCGTTGCAGCACCTGACGCCTGCACCTTGAAGGTCTGGCTGCGTGACGCCGCGGGCAACGATGACAACGGCTCGCCACGCCGCCTACACGACAGAATCCAGAATCCGACCGCCTGCCCGCACACGACGACAGCCACGGCGACGTTCGACCCCAGCGCCATCCCGGAAGGCGCACAGACCTTCCGCGCGCGCACGACCGACTAGGCCGGCAACTCGGCCGCCAGCGCGGATTGGACCGTCGACATCGATCGCACTGCGCCTGGTTCGCCATCGCAGGTCGAGGGGATTGTCGACACCGCTGGCGTGGCCACAGTCGACTGGTACCCGTCGATCGACCCGGAGCTCGCCGACGGCACCGACGGCTCGGGTACCACGGGCTACAGCGTTCGCTATCGCGTCGGCTCGGGGAACTGGGAGGGACCGACGCTGACGACGGATCCGTCGTTCCTGGTGCCGGGAGCGACGGTTGGGCAGCACGCAACGATCGAGATCACGCCCGGAGACGCCGTTGGCAACATCGGCGCCGCGTACACCTTCTCGATCGCGTTCGTGGCCAGCCAGGATCCGTGTGCCGGGAGCGCGCCGCTGCCCGAATGCGAGGATCCGACCGACGGTTCGCAGATCGACGCAGAGAGCGATCCTCAGGTCACGCTTGATCCTGGACAGACGCTGGTGCCCGCGACGAGCTTCCATATCAAGCCGTCATGGGCAGGCTGTCAGGACCACCGATGCTGGACCACGCTCCGCAGCAAGGCGGGCGTCCTGGGCCATCGGTGGCGCGCGCACGGAGTACCCAGGAGCGAACAGTGACGTGGCCGCCACTTCACCGATCACTTACCATTCAGCCCGCATGCACCTGACCGTCTTCGTCGTCGGCGTCCTCCTGGCCGGAGCCATCGGCTTCGTGCGTGGCACCGCACCCCTATCCGTGCGGGATGCGCTCGTCCCGGCAGCGGCGCTGGTCGCGTTCGGCGTCGCGTCGCTCGCGGTGCTGGGCGGTGACCTGGCGGACGCGATCGTGTTCGCGATCGCGCTCGCTTTCGGGGCGTTCCTCGCCGCGCCGATCGGCGCCGCCCTGCGCAACGCGCGGGCGTAGCTCAGCCCGCGCCCAGGAACCGCCGCAGCGCGCGGCGTGCCGGCGGCAGGCGACGCCCCGCGTCGAACTCGCGCACCGCGATCTCCTGGGTCATCGCCGAGAGGAGCTGGGCGGCCGCGGCCGCGTCGCGCCAGCCCATGGCCTTGAAGCTCGAGGTCGCCATGACCGCGAAGCGCTCCTGGCGACCGGACATCATGGACGACAACCTGGGGTCGCTGCGGGCTTCCAGGGCCAGAGCCTTGACGGAGCGGCCCGCGAGGCTCACGTCGAGGTAGGCCTCGGCGCCGGCGATCAGCCGCTCCGCGCCGGCCGGGAGGTCGCCGATCGCCGCGCCGACGGCTGCGTCGACCTTCGCGTGGAAGCGCGCGTGCAGCGCGTCGACGAACGCGTCGCGATCCGCGAAGTGCACGTAGAACGTGCCCTTGGCCACGCCGGCCTCGGCGACCACGCGGTTGACGCTCAGGCCGGCCAGCCCCTCACGCTCGGCGACGGCGATGCCGGCGTTCATCAGCGCCTCGGCGGTGGGGTGGAGATCGGCGGCGGGCAACGGAGGGGCCAGCCTACATGACCGATCGGTCATTGACTGTGACCGACCGGTCGGTCATGTTAAGACGCATGACCTCCCTTCAGACTCCCTCCGGCCCGATCGCCTACGACGAGCAGGGCGACCCGAGCGGGCTGCCGATCGTCCTGCTGCCCAGCGGCGCGCACGACCGCCACGACTTCGACGTGCTGCGCGAGCGCCTCCCCGAGCGCTTCCGCACGATCGCGCTGGACTGGCCGGGACACGGCGAGTCCCTGCTCGGCGACAGCCCGTTCACCGTGACCCGCGCGGCCGACGTGACCGAGGCGCTCGTCGCGCAGCTCGCGCCGCAGGGCGCCGTCGTGCTCGGCAACTCCGTCGGCGGCTACTCCGCCACGCGCCTCGCGCTGCGCCGCCCCGAGCTCGTCCAGGGCCTCGTCATCGTCGACGGCGGCGGCTTCGGCACCTACCCGCCGCCGGTCCGCCTGTTCTGCGCGCTGATGGCGCGACCCGGCTTCCTGCGCCGCATCTACCCGCGCTTCGCGAGCCGCTATATGCACGCCAAGACCGACGCCGACCGCCGCGCGTTGGCCACCGGCATCGCGACCACCCGCGCCGATCCCGGCCTGCAGGCGGTCGCCGGCCTCTGGGGCAGCTTCCCGAGCACCGAGCACGACCTCCGCGCCGCCGCGTCCGCGATCAGCGCGCCCACGCTCGTCCTCTGGGGCCGCCGCGACCCCGTGATCCCGGTCAAGGTCGGCCGCCGGATCGCCGACCTGATCCCCGGCGCGCGGCTGCACGTCTTCGACGCCGGCCACTGCCCGCACACGACCGACCCGGACGGCGTCGCCGCGCAGCTGATCCCCTTCGCCGACGCGGCGCTCGCCCACCAGCGACGGAGTCCGGCGACCACGCTCTAGACTCGAACGCCGCATGGCCAAGGGCAAGAAGCGCAAGGTGGCGCCTGGTGACGTCGCGAGCAACCGGCTCGCGTCGCACAAGTACGAGTTCCTCGACAAGCTCGAGGCGGGTCTCGTGCTGCAGGGCACCGAGGTCAAGGCCCTGCGCGAAGGCGGCGCCCAGCTGAAGGACGGGTTCGCGATCATCCGCGAGGGCGAGGTGTGGCTGCACAACGTCCACATCCCGCCCTACGGTCCGGCCGCGCGCGACAACCACGATCCCGAGCGCCCGCGCAAGCTGCTGCTCAACCGGCGCGAGATCGACCGGATCGCCGGCCGCACGATCGAGCGCGGGCTGACGCTCGTGCCGACGCGGATCTACTTCAAGGACTCGCGCGCGAAGGTCGAGATCGCCCTCGCCAAGGGCAAGGACCACTTCGACAAGCGCGAGTCCATCAAGAAGCGCGACCAGGCGCGTGACGTGCAACGCGAGCTGCGCAACGTCGGCCGTTGACGACGAACGACCGGTTCATGCTCATCCACGATCCGGAGCTCCTGGCGCAGGGGGAGCGGGTCCTGGGCCCGGAGTTCAGGGCGATGAACGAGCGGGTGCTGCAGGTCACGGAGCTGACCTCACGCCTCAACGTGCTCCCGTTCGACGACGAGGCGGGCAAGGCGGCGCTGCTCGAACAGATCCTCGGCGGCCCGCTGCCGCAGCGGGTGACGATCTACCCGCCCTTCTACACCGACCATGGGCTGCGTCTGGATCTGGCCGAGCGCGTCTTCATCAACCAGGGATGCACGTTCCTGGACTACGCCGGCATCCGGTTGGGCGCCGGCGTGATGGTCGGTCCGAAGGCCACGTTCATCACGATGGGCCACCCCGTAGACCCCGGCGAGCGCCGGCAGTTCCTCACCGGTGCGCCGATCGACGTGGCCGAGAACGTGTGGATCGGCGCCGGTGCGACGATCCTGCCCGGCGTCAGCATCGGGCGCTACGCCGTCGTCGCCGCGGGCGCGATCGTGGCCGACGACGTGCCGGCGGCAAGCCTGGTGGCCGGGCCCAAGGGCACCGTGCGCCGGCGCTGGTAGGGACTACAGCGTGCGCTCCAGATGCGTGGCGTCCATCGCCAGCACCAGCGCCACGATCAGCACGAGGTAGGTCGCGGCGATCGCGATGCGGTCGCGGCGGGCGATCGAGTAGTAGGCCTTGATCGCCGGGTCGCCGGAGCGGAACTGCTTGAAGCGCCGGTAGGTCTCCCAGACCGCCAGAATCGCGATCAGGATGATGATGGGGTTGGGCACGGTCAGCACCAGCACGATCATCCCGAACACGCCGAGCAGCCAGACCCACGGCGACAGCGCCGCCGCGGCGCGGGCGCCGTCGAGGAAGCCGACCGGCAGCAGGTTGAACAGGTTCAGGAAGAACCCGGTGAACGCCAGCGCGCGCCAGAAGTCCTCGCCGGTGAACGCATAGACCACGACGCACGCGGCCGCGCCGATCGAGCCCAGGATCGGCCCCGCCAGGCCGACGCGCGCCTCGGCCGCCGCGTTCCCGCCCAGCGACTTGGCCCAGATCAGCGCGCCGAGGAACGGGATGAAGATCGGCGCGCTGGCGTCCTTGACGCCCTCGCGCCGCAGCTGGATCACGTGCCCGTACTCGTGGACGAGCAGCAGCAGCACGAACCCGACGCCGAACTTCCAGCCCCACAGCGACGCGTAGGCGACGATCGACACCACCATCGAGCCGGCCGTGGCCAGGAACTTCACCTTGGTCAGCGCCAGCAGGACGATCTTGATCTTGCTGAAGAACGCGACGATCGCCGCGAGCGGCGCGGCCAGGCGCCCGAGCAGGCCGG contains:
- a CDS encoding alpha/beta fold hydrolase; translated protein: MTSLQTPSGPIAYDEQGDPSGLPIVLLPSGAHDRHDFDVLRERLPERFRTIALDWPGHGESLLGDSPFTVTRAADVTEALVAQLAPQGAVVLGNSVGGYSATRLALRRPELVQGLVIVDGGGFGTYPPPVRLFCALMARPGFLRRIYPRFASRYMHAKTDADRRALATGIATTRADPGLQAVAGLWGSFPSTEHDLRAAASAISAPTLVLWGRRDPVIPVKVGRRIADLIPGARLHVFDAGHCPHTTDPDGVAAQLIPFADAALAHQRRSPATTL
- a CDS encoding ribonuclease R family protein, with product MNRPARRARAQAQGRREQAESFVVGVLAKHGRFVVLEPFFDTRGVGRRSQFVVDPGRNARVGQLVLVRVGGKVRGHPKVVKVIGRPDVARDVLEALMHERGLRRSFPAGVEKAARDAVERVDGDAVARRDLLSLPTFTIDPTTARDFDDAISCEVVGDGHWRVWVHIADVSAYVRPGSAVDREAYRRGTSVYVPGAVEPMLPEVLSNGACSLVPGQERLAVTVELEVRGEEVMRSAFYRSRIRSDERLDYDRVDRVFAREEPADGVWAAPLAAARAASRALRERRDRAGALAVESTEPEFAFSRGGHVEAAVASVQTESHQLIEHLMIAANEAVARLLSERDVPALYRIHERPEPASAERLLEQLESLGVPTPPAGGRDGFIAPGDAAGIIAEASRMVAEEVRRRDGRGRLGLTSLVLRSLKQAKYAPENKGHAGLHSEAYTHFTSPIRRYPDLVIHRALLSAVGGGEDAPRASTLPEAAEWTSGRERDAMQIERAADDIANAFLLERLLFEGEIPREHDAEVVGLVGAGAFMAFGDGFEGFLPARKLEGDWWELNEVGTILTGEDSGRSIRIGDELRVLIRRIETARGRVELDVAPAGRA
- the smpB gene encoding SsrA-binding protein SmpB; its protein translation is MAKGKKRKVAPGDVASNRLASHKYEFLDKLEAGLVLQGTEVKALREGGAQLKDGFAIIREGEVWLHNVHIPPYGPAARDNHDPERPRKLLLNRREIDRIAGRTIERGLTLVPTRIYFKDSRAKVEIALAKGKDHFDKRESIKKRDQARDVQRELRNVGR
- a CDS encoding DapH/DapD/GlmU-related protein, producing the protein MLIHDPELLAQGERVLGPEFRAMNERVLQVTELTSRLNVLPFDDEAGKAALLEQILGGPLPQRVTIYPPFYTDHGLRLDLAERVFINQGCTFLDYAGIRLGAGVMVGPKATFITMGHPVDPGERRQFLTGAPIDVAENVWIGAGATILPGVSIGRYAVVAAGAIVADDVPAASLVAGPKGTVRRRW
- a CDS encoding TetR/AcrR family transcriptional regulator, giving the protein MPAADLHPTAEALMNAGIAVAEREGLAGLSVNRVVAEAGVAKGTFYVHFADRDAFVDALHARFHAKVDAAVGAAIGDLPAGAERLIAGAEAYLDVSLAGRSVKALALEARSDPRLSSMMSGRQERFAVMATSSFKAMGWRDAAAAAQLLSAMTQEIAVREFDAGRRLPPARRALRRFLGAG